The following coding sequences are from one Burkholderia stabilis window:
- a CDS encoding DNA-binding protein — translation MNKLKGAVSHHDAEVAELGADRELAVAYLRVAMESLDDPDNRAAGLLALRTVAEAYGGLGAVAAEAGISRESLYRTLSPNGNPTLKTLLAVLKTVGLRLSVVPAQPAHA, via the coding sequence GTGAACAAGCTCAAAGGCGCGGTATCGCACCACGATGCGGAAGTCGCCGAACTGGGCGCCGACCGCGAACTCGCGGTGGCTTATCTGCGGGTCGCCATGGAATCGCTCGACGATCCCGACAACCGCGCGGCCGGCCTGCTCGCGCTGCGCACGGTCGCGGAGGCCTATGGTGGGCTCGGCGCGGTCGCGGCCGAAGCCGGCATCAGTCGTGAATCGCTGTATCGCACGCTGTCGCCCAACGGCAACCCGACACTGAAAACCCTGCTCGCGGTGCTCAAGACGGTCGGCCTGCGCCTGTCCGTCGTCCCCGCGCAGCCGGCGCACGCGTAA
- a CDS encoding sensor histidine kinase: MMNAFRFQPVPGGNDDPDASRLFMSSLPPGRRERRLAIATVLVSAAIFAMLAPFAGMPLAAGWAFIPVYQSAIVVNDMVTAGLLLGQYAILREKSLLMLAGGYLFTGFMAGTHMLTFPGLFTPTGLLGAGEQTTAWLYLFWHGGFPLTVAAYALLRAPSRAHPIPAPQRRAAIPVVLCIAAAAGATAALALLATAGHDLLPRIMHGNRMAASMTNAITAVWGLNLLALVLMWRQRRRHSVLDLWVMTVLVAWLFDIALSSMLTHGRFDLGFYAGRAYGLVASGVVLFALLFENGRLHAQTVRALAGARYQHLLVLQKSAQLNEANERLEQRVAARTAQLSASNRDLRREVEERVRAERALQASREELREIAAISASAREAEQRRIARELHDELAQTLATLKNDLEWLIDRVPQDDAPLARKIAAMHMLARGAVAATRRIASDLRPLMLDDLGFAAAMQWLVEDFRHRHGIACALHVEPPELQLDEPYATAVFRIAQEALANVARHAAASHADVDLVCGDDAIALTIRDDGAGFDPGAPRKSSSFGLVGLRERAYLVGGTLQIATTLGEGTTVEVEIPLSHAHAAVTPGISRR; the protein is encoded by the coding sequence ATGATGAACGCCTTCCGCTTCCAGCCGGTTCCCGGCGGCAACGACGATCCGGACGCGTCGCGCCTGTTCATGTCGTCGCTGCCGCCCGGCCGCCGCGAGCGACGGCTCGCGATCGCAACCGTGCTCGTGTCGGCCGCGATCTTCGCCATGCTTGCACCGTTCGCGGGCATGCCGCTGGCGGCGGGCTGGGCGTTCATTCCCGTGTACCAGTCGGCGATCGTCGTCAACGACATGGTGACGGCCGGCCTCCTGCTCGGCCAGTACGCGATCCTGCGCGAGAAATCGCTGCTCATGCTCGCGGGCGGCTACCTGTTCACGGGCTTCATGGCCGGCACGCACATGCTGACCTTTCCCGGGCTGTTCACGCCGACCGGCCTGCTCGGCGCGGGCGAACAGACCACCGCGTGGCTGTACCTGTTCTGGCACGGCGGCTTTCCGCTGACGGTCGCCGCCTACGCGCTGCTGCGCGCACCGTCGCGGGCGCACCCGATCCCCGCGCCGCAGCGCCGCGCCGCGATTCCGGTGGTGCTCTGCATCGCCGCGGCGGCGGGCGCGACCGCCGCGCTCGCGCTGCTCGCGACCGCCGGCCACGACCTGCTGCCGCGCATCATGCACGGCAACCGGATGGCCGCGTCGATGACGAACGCGATCACGGCCGTGTGGGGGCTGAACCTGCTCGCGCTCGTGCTGATGTGGCGGCAGCGGCGGCGCCATTCCGTGCTCGACCTGTGGGTGATGACCGTGCTCGTCGCATGGCTGTTCGACATCGCGCTGTCGTCGATGCTGACCCACGGGCGCTTCGACCTCGGGTTCTACGCGGGGCGCGCGTACGGCCTCGTCGCGTCGGGTGTCGTGCTGTTCGCGCTGCTGTTCGAGAACGGCCGGCTGCACGCGCAGACGGTGCGCGCGCTGGCCGGCGCGCGCTACCAGCATCTGCTCGTCCTGCAGAAGAGCGCGCAGCTGAACGAGGCGAACGAACGGCTCGAACAGCGCGTCGCCGCGCGCACCGCGCAACTGAGCGCGTCGAACCGCGACCTGCGGCGCGAAGTCGAGGAACGTGTGCGTGCGGAGCGTGCGCTGCAGGCGTCACGCGAGGAACTGCGCGAGATCGCCGCGATCAGCGCGAGCGCGCGCGAGGCCGAACAGCGCCGCATCGCACGCGAACTGCACGACGAACTCGCGCAGACGCTCGCGACGCTGAAGAACGATCTCGAATGGCTGATCGACCGCGTGCCGCAGGACGACGCGCCGCTCGCGCGCAAGATCGCGGCCATGCACATGCTGGCGCGCGGCGCGGTGGCCGCGACGCGGCGCATCGCATCGGACCTGCGCCCGCTGATGCTCGACGATCTCGGCTTCGCCGCCGCCATGCAATGGCTCGTCGAGGATTTCCGGCACCGTCACGGGATTGCATGCGCGCTGCACGTCGAGCCGCCCGAGCTGCAACTCGACGAACCGTATGCGACGGCCGTGTTCCGCATCGCGCAGGAAGCGCTCGCGAACGTCGCGCGGCATGCGGCCGCATCGCATGCGGACGTGGATCTCGTGTGCGGGGACGATGCGATCGCGCTGACGATTCGCGACGACGGCGCGGGGTTCGATCCCGGCGCGCCGCGCAAGTCGAGCTCGTTCGGGCTGGTCGGCTTGCGCGAGCGCGCGTATCTCGTCGGCGGTACGTTGCAGATCGCGACGACGCTCGGCGAAGGCACGACGGTCGAGGTGGAGATTCCGCTGTCACATGCGCATGCGGCGGTCACGCCCGGGATTTCGCGCCGTTAG
- a CDS encoding AraC family transcriptional regulator yields MSFWDFTRSPASARLLVDFGDERGVPHATLLAGTGLANAQLDDPKVEVTAAQELRLTGNLLRALGRTPGLGFEIGLRYHFSAYGVWGYGLIASATARDALALAMRFLPLTYAFTVITYREEAGTGVLNFGAPELDGGLSRFLVERDMTAAAVLLQEIGGDDFALSRLTLQAARAPSQPVPRIAGAEPVFSARANSLAFDRAFLERPLPHANPLTVSMCEQMCGQLVEARRARVGTSEMVRQYLGATPGTAPFSLEDMARLMNTSPRTLKRRLQEEGTTFRALLAQARGAMAETLLGDAHLSLAEVAERLGFSDLSSFSQAFKRWYGVPPGAYRSAALREAERS; encoded by the coding sequence ATGAGCTTCTGGGACTTCACCCGGAGTCCGGCCAGCGCCCGGCTGCTGGTCGATTTCGGCGACGAACGCGGCGTGCCGCACGCCACCTTGCTGGCCGGCACGGGGCTCGCGAATGCGCAGCTCGACGATCCGAAGGTCGAGGTGACGGCCGCGCAGGAGCTGCGGCTGACCGGCAACCTGCTGCGCGCGCTCGGGCGCACGCCGGGCCTCGGCTTCGAGATCGGCCTGCGTTATCACTTCTCCGCGTACGGCGTGTGGGGTTACGGGCTGATCGCGAGCGCGACCGCGCGCGACGCGCTGGCGCTCGCGATGCGCTTCCTGCCGCTCACGTATGCGTTCACCGTCATCACGTACCGCGAGGAAGCCGGGACGGGCGTGCTCAACTTCGGCGCGCCGGAACTCGACGGCGGCCTGAGCCGGTTTCTCGTCGAACGCGACATGACGGCCGCGGCCGTGCTGCTGCAGGAAATCGGCGGCGACGATTTCGCGCTGTCGCGCCTCACGCTGCAGGCCGCGCGCGCGCCGTCGCAGCCGGTGCCGCGCATCGCCGGCGCCGAGCCGGTGTTCTCGGCGCGCGCGAACAGCCTCGCATTCGATCGCGCGTTTCTCGAGCGGCCGCTGCCGCATGCGAATCCGCTGACGGTGTCGATGTGCGAGCAGATGTGCGGCCAGCTCGTCGAAGCGCGGCGCGCGCGCGTGGGCACGTCGGAGATGGTACGCCAGTACCTGGGCGCGACGCCCGGCACCGCGCCGTTCTCGCTCGAGGACATGGCGCGGCTGATGAACACGAGCCCGCGCACCCTCAAGCGCCGGCTGCAGGAAGAGGGCACGACGTTTCGGGCGCTGCTCGCGCAGGCGCGCGGCGCGATGGCCGAAACGCTGCTCGGCGATGCGCACCTGTCGCTCGCGGAAGTGGCCGAGCGGCTCGGCTTCAGCGACCTGTCGAGTTTCTCGCAGGCCTTCAAGCGCTGGTACGGCGTGCCGCCGGGCGCGTATCGCAGCGCGGCGCTGCGTGAGGCGGAGCGTTCGTGA
- a CDS encoding alpha/beta hydrolase fold domain-containing protein: MFSPDASRPAEPAAPLSAIIIGAGFAGIGMAIALQRAGIHDFVIVERSHDVGGVWRDNSYPGAACDVPSHLYSFSFEPNPTWSHVFAPQPEIHAYLQHCARKYGLARHLRFGAEVERARYDEAHALWRVTLADGTTLSAAVLVSGTGQLSRPAMPDLPGIDTFRGRAFHSAHWDHDTPLAGKRVAVVGTGASAIQFVPAIAGDVQRLVVFQRSPAYVMPRPDRAYRPWEKALLRGLPWAMKLYRASIYLRYESRAIAFTRLHGLMDFAVGRPFRKLLARDVPSAALRERLTPDYPIGCKRILLSSDYLAAMSRDNVELVTQRIRRVTEDGIETADGAHHPVDAIIYGTGFAATEFLSPMRITGRDGLDLNDAWRRGAQAYLGLTVPGFPNFFMLYGPNTNLGHNSIVYMLESQIAHVMRCVRAMRRDGACACAIDVDARRYRRFNAHVQQRLAGSVWSSCKSWYVDASGHNSTNWPGFTLTYRWITRFAGLRAYRFSHPLPDAPAPAHGVVIAPPAGGLEALAAASLRGFLRVAFRPLIGPPFGARMQRGVVALLSPLMPGAGGTLRYRTSARRVPVEVVAPKRGDTGGAILYLHGGAFCLGGPHTHRGVTTRLANEAGLPVWVPDYRLAPEHPSPAALDDALAAYDAMRAQGHAPHRIVIAGDSAGGALALALAIALRERGEPAAAALLLISPVTDPALGGATLASRRHDDPMIRRGWLEQGLRWYHGAGSTAARGPLDTDLRGLPPMLIQAGDQEVLLSDAQRLAHHAASCGVPCRLEIHAARWHVFHLQSFYLRSARDALRTLAGFASERVAAAA, from the coding sequence ATGTTCTCGCCTGACGCTTCCCGCCCGGCCGAACCGGCCGCGCCGCTTTCGGCGATCATCATCGGCGCCGGCTTCGCCGGCATCGGCATGGCCATCGCGCTGCAACGCGCCGGCATCCACGATTTCGTGATCGTCGAACGCTCGCACGACGTGGGCGGCGTATGGCGCGACAACAGCTATCCGGGCGCCGCCTGCGACGTGCCCTCGCATCTCTACTCGTTCTCGTTCGAGCCCAATCCCACGTGGTCACACGTGTTCGCGCCGCAGCCCGAAATCCATGCGTACCTGCAGCATTGCGCGCGCAAGTACGGGCTCGCGCGCCATCTGCGCTTCGGCGCCGAAGTCGAACGCGCGCGCTACGACGAAGCCCATGCGCTGTGGCGCGTCACGCTCGCCGACGGCACGACGCTGAGTGCGGCCGTGCTCGTCAGCGGCACCGGCCAGTTGAGCCGCCCGGCGATGCCCGACCTGCCCGGCATCGACACGTTTCGCGGTCGCGCATTCCATTCCGCGCACTGGGATCACGACACGCCGCTCGCGGGCAAACGCGTGGCGGTGGTCGGCACCGGCGCATCGGCGATCCAGTTCGTCCCGGCGATCGCCGGCGACGTGCAGCGTCTCGTCGTATTCCAGCGCTCGCCCGCCTACGTGATGCCGCGCCCCGATCGCGCGTACCGCCCGTGGGAAAAGGCGCTGCTTCGCGGTCTGCCGTGGGCGATGAAGCTGTATCGCGCGTCGATCTACCTGCGCTACGAATCGCGTGCGATTGCGTTCACGCGCCTGCACGGTCTGATGGATTTCGCGGTCGGCCGGCCGTTCCGCAAATTGCTCGCGCGCGACGTGCCGAGCGCCGCGCTGCGCGAACGGCTCACGCCCGACTACCCGATCGGCTGCAAGCGCATCCTGCTGTCGAGCGACTACCTCGCCGCGATGAGCCGCGACAACGTCGAGCTCGTCACGCAGCGCATCCGGCGCGTGACCGAGGATGGCATCGAGACCGCCGACGGTGCGCACCATCCGGTCGACGCGATCATCTACGGCACCGGTTTCGCGGCGACCGAATTCCTGTCGCCGATGCGCATCACGGGCCGCGACGGGCTCGACCTGAACGACGCGTGGCGCCGCGGCGCGCAGGCATATCTCGGGCTCACCGTGCCCGGCTTTCCGAACTTCTTCATGCTGTACGGCCCGAACACCAACCTCGGCCACAACTCGATCGTCTACATGCTCGAAAGCCAGATCGCGCACGTGATGCGCTGCGTGCGCGCGATGCGGCGCGACGGCGCGTGCGCGTGCGCGATCGACGTCGACGCGCGACGCTACCGGCGCTTCAACGCGCACGTGCAGCAACGTCTGGCCGGTTCGGTGTGGAGCAGTTGCAAGAGCTGGTACGTCGACGCATCGGGCCACAACAGCACGAACTGGCCCGGCTTCACGCTGACCTACCGGTGGATCACGCGCTTCGCCGGGCTGCGCGCGTATCGCTTCTCGCACCCGCTGCCCGATGCGCCCGCGCCCGCACATGGCGTGGTGATCGCGCCACCGGCAGGCGGACTGGAGGCGCTCGCCGCCGCGTCGCTGCGCGGCTTCCTGCGCGTCGCGTTCAGGCCGTTGATCGGGCCGCCGTTCGGCGCGCGCATGCAGCGCGGCGTCGTCGCGCTGCTGTCGCCTCTGATGCCCGGCGCGGGCGGTACGCTGCGCTACCGCACGTCCGCGCGCCGCGTGCCGGTCGAAGTGGTCGCGCCGAAACGCGGCGACACGGGCGGCGCGATCCTCTATCTGCACGGCGGCGCGTTCTGTCTCGGCGGGCCGCATACGCATCGCGGCGTGACGACGCGGCTCGCGAACGAAGCCGGCCTGCCGGTGTGGGTGCCCGATTACCGGCTCGCGCCCGAGCATCCGAGCCCCGCCGCGCTCGACGACGCGCTGGCCGCGTACGACGCGATGCGCGCGCAAGGCCATGCGCCTCACCGGATCGTCATCGCCGGCGATTCGGCCGGCGGCGCGCTGGCGCTGGCGCTCGCCATCGCGCTGCGCGAGCGCGGCGAACCGGCCGCCGCTGCACTGCTGCTGATCTCGCCCGTGACCGATCCCGCGCTCGGCGGCGCGACGCTGGCATCGCGCCGCCACGACGATCCGATGATCCGCCGCGGCTGGCTCGAACAGGGGCTGCGCTGGTATCACGGTGCCGGCTCGACCGCGGCGCGCGGCCCGCTGGACACCGACCTGCGCGGCCTGCCGCCGATGCTGATCCAGGCTGGCGACCAGGAGGTGCTGCTGTCGGATGCGCAGCGGCTCGCGCATCATGCGGCCTCGTGCGGCGTGCCGTGCCGGCTGGAGATTCATGCGGCGCGCTGGCACGTGTTTCATCTGCAGTCGTTTTACCTGCGCTCGGCGCGGGACGCATTGCGGACGCTGGCGGGGTTTGCGTCGGAGCGTGTGGCCGCGGCGGCGTGA
- a CDS encoding protein tyrosine phosphatase gives MKRSHTLSTLALLCCVGIQCATSAFADEPKKVAFVDTGNTGRSVMAEAIAGQLIAQRHAHVAVISRAVDEDPYDEKPEENGVILMKRHGLDTSAHRSVQLNANDVKHSDVILTMTDKHKEKVLALYPSAAGKVFTLAEYATGKHLDVPDAWGKPIDFYESVTAQLDTYIPAALDKVASTAPAKQ, from the coding sequence ATGAAAAGAAGCCACACCCTCAGCACGCTGGCGCTGCTCTGTTGCGTCGGCATCCAGTGCGCGACGTCGGCGTTCGCCGACGAACCGAAGAAAGTCGCGTTCGTCGACACGGGCAACACCGGGCGCAGCGTGATGGCCGAAGCGATCGCCGGCCAGCTGATCGCGCAGCGGCACGCGCACGTCGCGGTGATCTCGCGCGCGGTCGATGAAGATCCGTATGACGAAAAGCCCGAGGAAAACGGCGTGATCCTGATGAAGCGGCACGGCCTCGACACGTCCGCGCACCGCTCGGTGCAATTGAACGCGAACGACGTCAAGCATTCCGACGTAATCCTGACGATGACCGACAAGCACAAGGAGAAGGTGCTCGCGCTCTATCCGTCGGCCGCCGGCAAGGTCTTCACGCTCGCCGAATACGCGACCGGAAAGCACCTCGACGTGCCCGACGCATGGGGCAAGCCGATCGACTTCTACGAATCGGTGACTGCGCAGCTCGACACGTACATTCCGGCCGCGCTCGACAAGGTCGCGAGCACCGCGCCCGCGAAGCAGTAA
- a CDS encoding type II toxin-antitoxin system RelE/ParE family toxin, protein MLAKFELLRYQRDDGREPFTEWLNAVRDKLAQARIRERLRRVQTGNFGDCEPVGEGVIELRIHVGAGYRVYFGRHGGALVLLLSGGDKRSQPDDIRRAKEHWLNWKRRQM, encoded by the coding sequence ATGCTAGCCAAGTTCGAACTGCTTCGCTATCAGCGCGACGATGGTCGCGAGCCTTTCACCGAATGGCTGAACGCCGTGCGCGACAAGCTCGCCCAGGCACGGATTCGCGAACGCCTGCGCCGCGTGCAGACAGGCAATTTCGGCGATTGCGAGCCCGTCGGCGAAGGCGTGATCGAACTGCGCATCCATGTCGGCGCCGGCTATCGCGTGTATTTCGGCCGGCACGGCGGCGCGCTGGTGCTGCTGCTGTCCGGCGGCGACAAGCGCAGCCAGCCCGACGACATCAGGCGCGCAAAGGAACACTGGTTGAACTGGAAACGGAGGCAAATGTGA
- a CDS encoding leucyl aminopeptidase → MLNLHRALGFHPALRDKLARGESGKLLVGYDTRNRDTALRAFSALPDSLDATTLCLESTPPADIAAALDRADLFVLLYDSSCLPTPSPSGPPFLAAIRPAIVEHWSKSVLFKDYGPHLDEAFAESLDDIAARNGRLIDAAAHASHIHFIDEAGNTLTGSLAPDQKWTSVDGMGNLDVVPGEIATHVTDLHGSVVFSGTFLGTVPFAIKYKVAERLATLHVEGSTIVDFDSDDAGFRRDFATYLDRHANHRRIEEFGIGTNLGIRGLYGRNAGFEERHPGLHLGLGGGENGSHHLDLIFARGTLALDERIVFDGAFAV, encoded by the coding sequence ATGCTGAACCTGCACCGCGCGCTCGGCTTTCACCCGGCGCTGCGCGACAAGCTTGCGCGCGGCGAGTCGGGAAAACTGCTGGTCGGCTATGACACCCGCAACCGCGACACCGCGTTGCGCGCATTTTCCGCCCTGCCCGATTCGCTCGACGCGACCACCCTCTGCCTCGAAAGCACCCCGCCCGCCGATATCGCCGCCGCGCTCGATCGCGCCGACCTGTTCGTGCTGCTGTACGACTCGTCGTGCCTGCCGACGCCGTCGCCGAGCGGGCCGCCGTTCCTCGCCGCGATCCGCCCCGCGATCGTCGAGCACTGGAGCAAGTCGGTACTGTTCAAGGATTACGGCCCGCACCTCGACGAAGCGTTCGCCGAATCGCTCGACGACATCGCGGCACGCAACGGCCGGCTGATCGACGCGGCCGCGCACGCATCGCACATCCATTTCATCGACGAAGCCGGCAACACGCTGACCGGCTCGCTCGCGCCCGACCAGAAATGGACCAGCGTGGACGGCATGGGCAATCTCGACGTCGTGCCCGGCGAGATCGCGACGCACGTGACCGACCTGCATGGCTCGGTCGTGTTCAGCGGCACGTTTCTCGGCACCGTGCCGTTCGCGATCAAGTACAAGGTGGCCGAGCGGCTCGCGACGCTGCATGTCGAAGGCAGCACGATCGTCGATTTCGACAGCGACGACGCCGGCTTCCGGCGCGACTTCGCGACCTATCTCGACCGCCACGCGAATCATCGGCGAATCGAGGAATTCGGCATCGGCACGAACCTCGGCATCCGCGGCCTGTACGGCCGCAACGCGGGCTTCGAGGAGCGCCACCCGGGCCTGCATCTCGGGCTCGGCGGCGGCGAAAACGGCAGCCACCATCTCGACCTGATCTTCGCGCGCGGCACGCTCGCGCTCGACGAGCGGATCGTGTTCGACGGCGCGTTCGCCGTCTGA
- a CDS encoding GNAT family N-acetyltransferase — MITLRPMTEDDFPRFWPTYRAIVAAQETYAFDPAPTPESARALWLDAPLCTWVAEEDGVLLGSYYLKANAAGPGSHVSNCGYMVSDAARGRGVARLMCEHSQQVARERGFLAMQFNSVVATNEVAVALWQKLGFDIVGRLPRAYCHARLGFVDCLVMFKWLGGTPAAEA; from the coding sequence ATGATCACGCTTCGCCCGATGACCGAGGACGATTTTCCGCGTTTCTGGCCGACCTATCGCGCCATCGTCGCCGCGCAGGAAACCTATGCATTCGATCCCGCACCCACGCCCGAATCCGCGCGCGCGCTGTGGCTCGACGCGCCGCTTTGCACGTGGGTCGCGGAAGAGGACGGCGTGCTGCTCGGCTCGTACTACCTGAAGGCGAACGCAGCCGGGCCCGGCAGTCACGTGAGCAATTGCGGCTACATGGTGAGTGACGCTGCGCGCGGGCGCGGCGTCGCGCGCCTGATGTGCGAGCACTCGCAGCAGGTCGCGCGCGAGCGCGGTTTTCTCGCGATGCAGTTCAATTCGGTGGTCGCGACGAACGAAGTGGCGGTCGCGCTGTGGCAGAAGCTCGGCTTCGACATCGTCGGTCGCTTGCCGCGCGCGTACTGTCACGCGCGGCTGGGGTTCGTCGATTGCCTCGTGATGTTCAAGTGGCTCGGCGGCACGCCTGCCGCCGAAGCCTGA
- a CDS encoding response regulator transcription factor has protein sequence MIRVILADDHAVMRDGLRYILERAGGFEIVGEASDGSATLALAERGTADVLLLDLSMPAPTGIELIRLVKSHAPSLRTLVLTMHAEAQYAARAFKAGATGYLTKDSATAELVEAVGKVAAGGVYVSPSAAESLARTLRTPARTLPHERLSARELDVMRRIVAGQTVTQIASELALSAKTVSTYKTRILEKMELPNEAALVRYAVRHDLDPGGGDA, from the coding sequence ATGATCAGGGTAATTCTGGCTGACGATCACGCAGTCATGCGGGACGGACTGCGCTACATCCTGGAGAGGGCCGGTGGCTTCGAAATCGTCGGCGAGGCGAGCGACGGTTCGGCCACGCTCGCGCTGGCCGAGCGCGGCACCGCCGACGTGCTGCTGCTCGACCTGTCGATGCCCGCACCAACCGGCATCGAGCTGATCCGGCTGGTCAAAAGCCATGCGCCGTCGCTGCGCACGCTCGTGCTGACGATGCACGCGGAGGCGCAGTACGCGGCGCGGGCGTTCAAGGCCGGCGCGACCGGCTACCTGACCAAGGACAGCGCGACCGCCGAGCTCGTCGAGGCGGTCGGCAAGGTGGCGGCGGGCGGCGTCTACGTGAGCCCGTCGGCGGCCGAAAGCCTCGCACGCACGCTGCGCACGCCGGCCCGGACGCTGCCGCACGAACGGCTGTCCGCGCGCGAGCTCGACGTGATGCGCCGCATCGTCGCGGGCCAGACCGTCACGCAGATCGCGTCCGAACTCGCGCTGAGCGCGAAGACGGTCAGCACCTACAAGACGCGGATCCTCGAGAAGATGGAGTTGCCGAACGAAGCCGCGCTGGTGCGCTACGCGGTGCGCCACGACCTCGACCCCGGCGGCGGCGACGCATGA
- a CDS encoding GMC family oxidoreductase, whose protein sequence is MSKTYDYIVVGGGSGGCVVAGRLTEDPAVTVCVLEAGGRGDSTVVNVPTGAVAMLPTRLNNWAFDTAPQPGLGGRIGYQPRGKALGGSSAINAMVYIRGHRVDYDGWAALGNEGWAYDDVLPYFRLSEHNERLDDAWHGRDGPLWVSDLRTGNPFHARYLEAAQQAGLPLTDDFNGAQQEGIGIYQVTQKHGERWSAARAYLLPHIGRRDNLTVETHAQVLRILFDGTRAIGVEVRQHGAIRTLRARREVVLAAGALQTPQLLMLSGVGPARELQQLGIPVRADLAGVGRNLQDHPDFILGYRTRSVDTMGVSARGGVRMLREFARFRRERRGMLTSNFAEGGGFLKTRAGLDAPDIQLHFVVALVDDHARKLHTGHGLSCHVCLLRPRSRGSVTLHSADPLAAPRIDPAFFDDPRDLDDMVAGFRLTRRLMEAPALASWTTRDLFTANVTTDDEIRDVLRRRTDTVYHPVGTCRMGHDALAVVDPQLRVHGVQGLRIVDASVMPTLIGGNTNAPTIMIAEKAVDMMRSVCRTTAQSHRDTPAHVDTALSSCAAHDAAPPEETRDVLA, encoded by the coding sequence ATGAGCAAGACTTACGATTACATCGTCGTCGGCGGCGGTTCGGGCGGGTGCGTCGTCGCGGGACGGCTGACCGAGGACCCGGCCGTGACCGTCTGCGTGCTCGAAGCCGGCGGACGCGGCGACAGCACGGTCGTGAACGTGCCGACGGGCGCGGTCGCGATGCTGCCGACACGCCTGAACAACTGGGCGTTCGACACCGCGCCGCAACCTGGGCTCGGCGGGCGCATCGGCTATCAGCCGCGCGGCAAGGCGCTCGGCGGTTCGTCGGCGATCAACGCGATGGTCTATATCCGCGGGCATCGCGTCGATTACGACGGCTGGGCCGCGCTCGGCAACGAAGGCTGGGCATACGACGACGTGCTGCCGTACTTCCGCCTGAGCGAGCACAACGAGCGCCTCGACGATGCGTGGCACGGCCGCGACGGCCCGCTGTGGGTCAGCGACCTGCGCACCGGCAACCCGTTCCATGCGCGCTACCTGGAAGCCGCGCAACAGGCCGGCCTGCCGCTCACCGACGATTTCAACGGCGCGCAGCAGGAAGGCATCGGCATCTACCAGGTCACGCAGAAGCACGGCGAACGGTGGAGCGCGGCGCGCGCGTATCTGCTGCCGCACATCGGCCGCCGCGACAACCTGACCGTCGAAACGCACGCGCAGGTGCTGCGCATCCTGTTCGACGGCACGCGCGCGATCGGCGTCGAAGTGCGGCAGCACGGCGCAATCCGCACGCTGCGTGCGCGGCGCGAAGTCGTGCTCGCCGCCGGCGCGTTGCAGACGCCGCAGTTGCTGATGCTGTCGGGCGTCGGCCCGGCGCGCGAGCTTCAGCAACTCGGCATTCCGGTGCGCGCGGATCTGGCCGGCGTCGGCCGCAACCTGCAGGATCATCCGGATTTCATCCTCGGCTACCGCACGCGCAGCGTCGACACGATGGGCGTGTCCGCGCGCGGCGGCGTGCGCATGCTGCGCGAGTTCGCGCGCTTTCGCCGCGAGCGGCGCGGGATGCTGACGTCGAATTTCGCGGAAGGCGGCGGCTTCCTGAAGACGCGCGCCGGCCTCGACGCGCCGGACATCCAGTTGCATTTCGTCGTCGCGCTCGTCGACGATCACGCGCGCAAGCTGCACACCGGCCACGGGTTGTCGTGCCACGTGTGCCTGCTGCGGCCGCGCAGCCGCGGCTCGGTCACGCTGCACAGCGCCGATCCGCTCGCGGCGCCGCGCATCGACCCCGCGTTCTTCGACGATCCGCGCGACCTCGACGACATGGTCGCGGGCTTCCGGCTCACGCGCCGGCTGATGGAGGCGCCGGCGCTCGCGAGCTGGACCACGCGCGACCTGTTCACCGCGAACGTCACGACCGACGACGAGATCCGCGACGTGCTGCGCCGGCGCACCGACACCGTGTATCACCCGGTCGGCACGTGCCGGATGGGACACGACGCGCTCGCCGTCGTCGATCCGCAGTTGCGCGTGCACGGCGTGCAGGGGCTGCGCATCGTCGATGCGTCGGTCATGCCGACGCTGATCGGCGGCAACACCAATGCGCCGACGATCATGATCGCCGAGAAGGCCGTCGACATGATGCGCAGCGTGTGCCGCACGACTGCGCAGTCGCATCGCGATACGCCGGCGCACGTCGACACCGCTCTTTCGTCGTGCGCCGCGCACGACGCCGCCCCGCCCGAGGAAACCCGCGATGTTCTCGCCTGA